One genomic segment of Jaculus jaculus isolate mJacJac1 chromosome 2, mJacJac1.mat.Y.cur, whole genome shotgun sequence includes these proteins:
- the LOC123458778 gene encoding cyclin-dependent kinase 2-associated protein 1-like, producing MSYKPNLTAHMPAAALNAAGSVHSPSTSMATSSQYRQLLSDYGPPSLGYTQGTGNSQVPQSKYAELLAIIEELGKEIRPTYAGSKSAMERLKRGIIHARGLVRECLAETGRNARS from the coding sequence ATGTCTTACAAGCCGAACCTGACCGCGCACATGCCCGCCGCCGCCCTCAACGCCGCAGGAAGTGTTCACTCGCCTTCCACTAGCATGGCGACATCCTCTCAGTACCGTCAGCTGTTGAGTGACTATGGGCCACCATCGTTAGGCTATACCCAGGGAACCGGGAACAGCCAGGTGCCTCAGAGCAAATATGCCGAGCTGCTGGCCATCATTGAAGAACTGGGAAAGGAGATCAGACCCACATATGCAGGGAGCAAGAGCGCCATGGAGCGGCTCAAACGAGGCATCATCCATGCCCGAGGGCTGGTTCGGGAGTGCTTGGCTGAGACAGGACGCAATGCCAGATCCTAG